The following are encoded in a window of Torulaspora globosa chromosome 4, complete sequence genomic DNA:
- the POL1 gene encoding DNA-directed DNA polymerase alpha catalytic subunit POL1 (ancestral locus Anc_2.176), translating to MSRQSERLEKLKKLQAARNGLQLANDEQDDRLYDEIDEHEYRNRKRQELLHDDFVVDDDGLGYVDRGVEDEQDSYNEDEQSEELDEMMDTTGRKEVRKKQKEKKKIDNLLRVQQKKVSLSGRVEHSKSKNLTIHEFDDILGDFENDVVVKLKPSMRSKLPSSPTKVTHSLKRGGRGITDDDDSSKKRRIENGSSLIEAVELNSSPIKSHMNTGNDQISTNDVENSPTEQRYAGPAKASQDDSEGNDDSDDDITFGGRTLRSVVTSRKMNISSVSNPPTSPFVTAPSTPAVARTNLVRSALHSSPEPLTFGKSKCTKEQVVDADTDTFRMFWLDYCQVDNSLVLFGKIKTKENSYVSGMVQIRNICRELYFLPREGKTPQDIHEEIVPLLLERYGLDNIRTKPEKMKYCFELPEIPRESEYLKVLLPFNTPKSKNEQIPADLSSDNFCHVFGGNSNIFECFAVQNKIMGPCWLELKSGDFSALQNASNCALEVVVSKPQHVKPLDLKELPGLDAISLAMQTVMNVKENRQEIVAITVSTYKNLPLESPIPENLKPDEITTLVRPPRGSSFPVGLPHLTKQKLKGQVRQFNNEKTLLSCFCAMLKLSDPDVIIGHRLESIYLDVLAHRLHDLGIPTFNAIGRRVRKQWPERFGKNNATMNRFFVQELMAGRLVCDIANDMGQSLTPKCQNWELAEMYQVTCGIDRKPLDINYQHPQYQDDASSMTMALNENIENCLIAAEVSFRIQLLSLTKQLTNLAGNAWSQTLGGTRAGRNEYILLHEFARNGFIVPDKGSNKVKKTSRLKELDDDSQSSNPVISARKANFQGGLVFEPERGLHKNYVLVMDFNSLYPSIIQEFNICFTTVERNLDDADELPDVPAETEHQGVLPRLLANLVQRRREVKRVMATESDPHKRAQCDIRQQALKLTANSMYGCLGYVNSRFYAKPLAMLVTNKGREILMNTRQLAESIGLLVVYGDTDSVMIDSGCDNYAQALKIGNDFKKLINERYKLLEIDIDNVFKKLLLQAKKKYAALNARIDKDGNEHTMLEVKGLDMRRREYCPLSRDVSVHVLNTIFSDKDPESALQDIYEYLEEITRKVQQNQIRTDLFKINTKLSKDPSAYPAGKSSPAVQVALRMRKNGRVVKAGTVITFVITKQKPEEISSGEPSLSAAARARALNEVMIKANNLEPDPEYYLEKQIFGPVQRLLETIESFDLVRLSTALGLDSRKYMTRESNNNGNGINGLEPLESTISDTERFKDVANFRLSCPNCSCSFDFGGIIASSDYTVCPNGLQCRKCDHLFTPLQISCQLERCIRSHISLYYAGWIQCDDPTCGDATRQVSVFGKLCLNNGCTGVRYKYSDKMLYNQLLYFDSLFDCEKNKKLELKPLRHIDDAHSSPEKLSEASIKVLTEQNRRLLEINRSVVQKYLSDCGRRYVDMGRIFDFMQ from the coding sequence ATGAGTCGCCAAAGTGAGAGGctcgagaagctgaagaaactgcaggCAGCACGCAATGGTTTACAATTGGCTAATGACGAGCAGGACGATAGGTTGTACGATGAGATTGACGAGCATGAGTATAGAAACAGGAAACGTCAGGAATTACTTCACGATGACTTTGTTGTCGACGATGATGGTTTGGGATACGTGGATCGCGGGGTAGAAGACGAGCAGGACAGCTACAACGAAGACGAGCAATCGGAGGAGCTGGATGAGATGATGGATACGACAGGTAGGAAGGAAGtaagaaagaaacagaaggaaaagaaaaaaataGATAACTTGCTTCGTGTGCAGCAGAAAAAAGTGAGTTTATCTGGACGAGTTGAGCAttcaaagagcaagaaTCTCACCATCCATGAGTTCGATGATATCCTAGGTGACTTCGAAAACGATGTAGTAGTCAAACTGAAACCTAGTATGAGGAGCAAATTGCCTTCTTCACCGACTAAAGTAACTCATTCGCTGAAAAGAGGCGGCAGAGGCATAaccgatgatgatgatagCTCtaagaagaggaggataGAGAACGGCTCGAGCTTGATCGAAGCCGTGGAACTGAATTCATCGCCAATTAAATCGCATATGAATACAGGCAATGATCAAATTAGTACGAATGATGTCGAAAATTCGCCTACGGAACAGAGATATGCTGGACCCGCTAAGGCCTCACAGGACGATAGTGAAGGCAATGACGATAGCGACGACGACATAACGTTCGGTGGAAGAACACTGCGAAGTGTGGTAACTTCTCGGAAAATGAATATCAGCTCAGTGTCGAACCCACCTACATCGCCATTTGTGACTGCTCCAAGTACGCCTGCTGTCGCTCGAACAAATTTGGTAAGATCTGCACTACATTCTTCACCAGAGCCTTTGACATTTGGCAAAAGCAAATGTACCAAAGAGCAAGTTGTTGATGCTGATACAGATACCTTCCGAATGTTTTGGCTCGATTATTGTCAAGTGGATAATTCCCTGGTCCTTTTTGGTAAAATTaaaaccaaagaaaactCTTACGTCTCCGGCATGGTTCAAATAAGAAATATATGCAGAGAGCTGTATTTTTTGCctcgagaaggaaagaCTCCGCAGGATATCCATGAGGAAATTGTGCCACTGCTTCTAGAGCGATACGGTTTAGATAATATTCGCACCAAACcagagaagatgaaataCTGCTTCGAACTCCCGGAAATTCCACGCGAGTCCGAGTATCTGAAGGTCTTATTGCCCTTCAACACCCCGAAATCTAAGAACGAACAAATTCCCGCCGATTTATCAAGTGACAATTTCTGCCATGTTTTTGGCGGCAATTCGAACATTTTTGAATGTTTTGCTGTGCAGAATAAAATCATGGGTCCTTGTTGGCTTGAATTGAAGAGCGGAGACTTCTCCGCCCTCCAAAATGCTTCAAACTGTGCCCTAGAAGTAGTGGTTAGCAAACCACAACACGTTAAACCTCTggatttgaaagaattgCCTGGACTTGATGCTATATCTTTAGCGATGCAGACCGTCATGAACGTGAAAGAGAACAGACAGGAAATTGTGGCAATAACAGTCTCTACATATAAAAACTTACCCCTAGAATCCCCAATTCCAGAGAATCTGAAGCCGGATGAGATTACTACCTTAGTCAGGCCACCACGAGGATCCAGTTTTCCGGTTGGACTACCTCATCTAACAAAGCAGAAGCTAAAAGGACAAGTTCGTCAATTCAACAACGAGAAGACCTTACTTTCGTGTTTTTGTGCAATGCTTAAGCTCTCCGATCCTGACGTCATCATTGGACACCGTCTAGAAAGCATCTATTTAGACGTTTTAGCACACAGGTTACATGACCTTGGAATACCAACTTTCAACGCCATCGGTCGTCGAGTCAGGAAGCAATGGCCCGAACGATTTGGCAAAAATAATGCTACCATGAATCGGTTCTTTGTGCAGGAACTGATGGCGGGTAGGCTAGTTTGTGATATTGCGAATGATATGGGTCAATCTCTGACTCCCAAATGTCAGAACTGGGAACTGGCAGAGATGTACCAAGTTACTTGCGGAATAGATCGCAAACCGTTGGACATTAACTATCAACATCCTCAGTACCAGGATGATGCTAGTAGCATGACGATGGCGCTAAATGAGAATATAGAGAACTGCCTAATTGCCGCCGAGGTCTCCTTCAGAATCCAATTGCTATCCCTGACAAAGCAATTGACAAATTTAGCTGGTAACGCCTGGTCTCAAACTCTTGGTGGTACCAGAGCAGGCAGAAACGAGTACATTCTACTACATGAGTTTGCTAGAAATGGATTCATTGTTCCGGATAAGGGAAGTAATAAGGTGAAGAAGACTTCAAGATTaaaagagctggatgatgattCACAATCGTCCAACCCTGTCATTTCGGCGAGGAAAGCAAACTTTCAAGGTGGTCTTGTTTTTGAGCCAGAAAGGGGTCTACACAAGAACTATGTGCTAGTCATGGATTTCAACTCCTTGTATCCGTCTATCATACAGGAGTTTAACATATGTTTCACAACTGTAGAACGAAACCTCGATGATGCAGATGAACTACCAGACGTTCCGGCCGAGACAGAGCACCAGGGTGTTTTGCCACGCCTTCTTGCCAACTTGGTTCAACGACGTCGAGAAGTCAAGCGAGTCATGGCTACTGAGTCTGATCCACACAAACGTGCGCAATGTGACATCAGACAGCAGGCGCTAAAATTGACTGCAAATTCCATGTATGGTTGTTTGGGTTATGTGAATAGTAGGTTTTATGCCAAGCCATTAGCCATGCTCGTCACCAATAAAGGTAGAGAAATTCTGATGAATACTAGACAGCTTGCGGAGAGCATTGGTCTCCTGGTTGTATACGGTGATACCGATTCCGTCATGATTGATAGCGGCTGTGATAATTACGCACAAGCGCTCAAGATAGGTAatgatttcaagaagttgatcaaTGAGCGATACAAACTACTGGAGATCGATATTGATAACgttttcaagaagctgttACTTCAAGCTAAGAAGAAATATGCTGCTCTAAATGCTAGGATTGATAAGGATGGAAACGAGCATACTATGCTTGAGGTAAAGGGCCTTGATATGCGGCGTCGTGAATATTGTCCGTTGTCGAGAGACGTGTCTGTGCACGTTTTGAATACCATCTTCTCCGATAAAGATCCGGAGTCGGCGCTTCAAGACATTTATGAATACTTGGAGGAGATTACTAGGAAAGTGCAACAAAACCAGATAAGGACCGATTTGTTTAAAATCAATACCAAGCTTTCGAAAGACCCGAGCGCTTATCCCGCAGGCAAGAGCTCACCGGCCGTTCAGGTTGCGCTACGAATGAGAAAGAACGGGCGTGTTGTCAAGGCAGGCACTGTCATCACGTTTGTCATAACGAAACAAAAGCCGGAAGAGATCTCATCTGGGGAACCTTCGCTTTCTGCAGCCGCGAGGGCTCGAGCTCTTAACGAGGTTATGATAAAAGCAAACAATCTGGAACCCGATCCTGAGTACTACTTGGAAAAGCAGATCTTCGGCCCTGTCCAAAGGCTCTTGGAGACAATTGAAAGTTTTGATCTCGTTCGTTTGAGCACCGCCCTGGGGCTGGACAGTAGAAAATATATGACGAGGGAGTCCAACAATAATGGAAATGGTATTAACGGGCTGGAACCATTGGAAAGCACCATTTCAGATACCGAAAGATTCAAAGATGTCGCAAATTTCCGGCTCAGCTGCCCCAATTGCAGTTGTTCATTTGACTTCGGAGGTATAATCGCTTCAAGCGACTACACCGTATGCCCAAACGGTCTACAATGCAGAAAATGCGACCATCTTTTCACGCCGCTTCAGATCAGCTGTCAGCTAGAAAGATGCATCAGATCTCACATATCACTGTACTATGCTGGATGGATACAATGCGATGATCCAACTTGCGGAGACGCGACGAGACAGGTTTCCGTCTTCGGAAAACTGTGTCTCAATAATGGTTGCACTGGCGTGCGGTACAAGTATTCCGATAAAATGCTCTACAACCAATTGCTTTACTTCGATTCCCTATTCGATTgtgagaagaacaagaagcttgaGTTGAAACCTCTCCGTCACATTGACGACGCACATTCCTCTCCCGAGAAGCTGAGTGAGGCATCGATCAAGGTCCTCACCGAGCAAAACAGACGACTCCTGGAGATCAATCGCTCGGTCGTCCAGAAATATTTAAGTGATTGCGGTCGACGGTACGTTGACATGGGCCGCATTTTCGACTTCATGCAGTAG
- the AVT4 gene encoding Avt4p (ancestral locus Anc_2.177) translates to MASSSGITLSSSPSAPKAAITIPNGRRTSLLQSSSLATRRSSMARSAQMTGRSGKSYDPHVLVDMESPNFKTQHPEDHNEIINSLRRTYFLDGYRRESESLLDGQDDAVIGSATTDNSTGETAATATEAPTPTIARAGGDITRDIYKLATGNDELAGKTAKSMEDVTLAIENRRRKSTASGLNVPGGFRREFIVNKVRQMQQQPTDYGATPLNSPPGSALADPSMQGREMDKIPFLTRNFLEFLYIYGHFAGESFEDDFLSDGGLPTIGTGERSALILEEGRRVSLGTSLQSVKGNTPTVTAFFLLLKSFIGTGVLFLPGAFANGGLIFSIIMLLFFGVYSYWCYFILIRAKQITGVSSFGDIGLKLYGSWMKFIILFSLVLTQIGFSGAYVIFTAENLRAFIKNVFLLSDVPISSLMLLQLVVFIPLSFIRNVSKLSLPSLLANFCVMAGLVIVLYFSGKHLIVDQHMRAAEGVIMGFNANRWSMFVGTAIFAFEGIGLIIPVQDSMKHPEKFPLLLALVIGSSTVLFITIASVGYLAYGQHIKTVILLNLPQQNIFVNLIQFFYSLAIMLSTPLQLFPAIKIIENKVFPKFTKIYVKRDDETTGVEWRPISGKLSWKVKWLKNFVRAIIVALVILMAYFGADKLDKFVSIIGSFACIPLVYMYPPMLHLQSYSRPKSAGHKVPWGATIDYILIVFGGVSMLYTSYQSLFAK, encoded by the coding sequence ATGGCCTCTTCAAGTGGCATAACTCTGTCGTCATCGCCGTCAGCTCCGAAGGCCGCTATAACGATACCGAATGGTAGGCGAACATCTCTTTTgcaatcttcttcattggcTACTCGCAGGAGTTCCATGGCTAGATCTGCTCAAATGACGGGGAGATCTGGTAAAAGTTACGATCCGCATGTCTTGGTTGACATGGAATCTCCAAATTTCAAGACGCAGCATCCGGAGGATCATAAcgaaatcatcaacagTCTGAGAAGGACGTACTTCCTCGACGGCTACAGAAGGGAGAGCGAGTCCCTACTCGACGGCCAAGATGATGCAGTGATTGGGAGTGCTACGACGGATAACAGTACGGGAGAGACTGCGGCGACGGCCACTGAAGCACCGACGCCTACTATTGCCCGTGCCGGCGGCGATATCACCAGAGATATCTACAAACTCGCGACTGGCAACGACGAACTGGCGGGGAAGACTGCGAAGTCAATGGAAGATGTTACTCTGGCAATAGAAAACCGAAGACGCAAGTCTACTGCAAGTGGTCTAAACGTACCGGGAGGATTTAGAAGAGAATTTATTGTTAATAAAGTGAGACAaatgcagcagcaaccGACTGATTACGGTGCCACTCCACTGAATTCACCTCCTGGCTCAGCTCTTGCCGATCCATCAATGCAAGGTCGGGAGATGGACAAGATACCTTTCCTGACTAGAAATTTCTTGGAGTTCCTTTATATCTACGGTCACTTTGCGGGTGagtcttttgaagatgattttCTATCAGATGGGGGCTTACCGACTATTGGCACCGGCGAAAGATCAGCTCTTATATTGGAGGAAGGTAGACGGGTTTCTCTAGGGACATCCCTGCAGTCCGTGAAGGGCAATACTCCAACCGTGACGGCctttttcctgcttctgAAATCATTCATTGGTACCGGTGTTCTTTTCCTTCCAGGTGCATTTGCCAATGGTGGCCTTATATTTTCCATCATAATGTTATTATTTTTTGGTGTCTATTCCTATTGGTGCTACTTCATTTTGATCAGAGCGAAGCAGATAACTGGCGTATCTTCCTTTGGCGATATCGGCTTGAAACTTTATGGCTCGTGGATGAAATTCATCATTCTGTTCTCCCTTGTGCTCACCCAAATTGGGTTTTCTGGTGCATATGTTATCTTTACCGCTGAGAATTTGAGGGCATTCATCAAGAACGTGTTTCTCTTGTCTGATGTTCCCATCTCGAGCCTCATGCTCTTGCAGCTGGTTGTTTTCATCCCACTGTCATTCATTAGAAACGTATCAAAGTTATCCCTGCCATCCTTGCTAGCTAACTTCTGCGTTATGGCTGGTTTAGTCATCGTATTGTATTTCAGCGGCAAGCATCTTATCGTGGACCAGCATATGAGAGCCGCAGAAGGAGTGATCATGGGATTCAACGCTAACCGCTGGTCAATGTTCGTCGGCACAGCCATTTTCgcatttgaaggaattgggTTGATCATTCCAGTCCAAGACTCTATGAAACACCCCGAAAAATTTCCCCTACTTTTAGCTCTCGTCATCGGGAGCTCAACCGTTTTATTCATCACCATTGCATCAGTTGGTTACCTGGCCTACGGTCAGCACATCAAAACCGTTATTTTACTGAATCTCCCTCAACAGAATATTTTCGTCAATTTAATCCAGTTTTTCTATTCCCTAGCAATCATGCTATCGACACCATTGCAGCTATTCCCAGCTATCAAAATTATCGAAAACAAGGTTTTTCCCAAGTTCACCAAAATCTACGTCAAGCGGGATGATGAAACCACGGGCGTCGAATGGCGTCCCATCTCGGGGAAACTAAGCTGGAAGGTCAAATGGCTCAAGAACTTTGTAAGGGCTATCATTGTAGCTCTAGTCATCCTAATGGCTTATTTTGGTGCCGATAAACTAGACAAGTTTGTTTCGATCATCGGCTCTTTTGCATGTATCCCATTGGTCTACATGTATCCACCCAtgcttcatctgcaaaGTTATAGCCGTCCGAAATCAGCAGGCCATAAAGTACCCTGGGGTGCCACGATAGATTACATCCTGATCGTGTTTGGTGGTGTAAGCATGCTGTACACCTCCTATCAAAGCCTTTTCGCAAAATAA
- the MIC27 gene encoding Mic27p (ancestral locus Anc_2.178), whose amino-acid sequence MGPSFYGSGNVESTEQKGPIVPSVMNASPEMETSTLPTGNQITESVQITHTLRKWRNMLINKIDLVRAEWETQKSAARNELASADEYLQKNVFTDTHENQELLVPSTILSLGAFFSGRVLSNPLNWGSKKNILAGRPSLLGKVCTSIPARLLLPIALASTVFYQLTPVTAVNVVDTIQKDVLPKPVVDDCRRLWNEYYVHGLAKATRSLSTNCNDQLQKGVRFVRESINNALN is encoded by the coding sequence ATGGGTCCATCCTTCTATGGTTCAGGAAATGTCGAATCGACCGAACAAAAGGGACCAATTGTTCCTTCTGTGATGAATGCGTCGCCGGAGATGGAAACAAGTACGCTACCCACTGGAAACCAGATAACAGAATCTGTTCAGATCACTCACACTCTGCGGAAATGGAGGAATATGCTAATAAACAAGATAGATCTTGTGAGAGCCGAATGGGAGACCCAAAAGAGTGCTGCTAGGAATGAACTTGCCTCTGCTGATGAATACCTGCAAAAGAACGTCTTTACTGATACTCACGAAAACCAGGAATTGCTAGTTCCCTCTACGATTCTGTCCCTCGGCGCCTTTTTCTCCGGTAGAGTGTTGAGCAACCCATTGAATTGGGgcagcaagaagaatatccTCGCAGGCCGGCCGTCACTGCTGGGCAAGGTCTGTACAAGCATTCCAGCGAGACTACTACTTCCCATTGCGCTAGCTAGCACCGTTTTCTACCAGCTGACTCCGGTGACTGCCGTCAACGTCGTCGATACCATACAGAAAGACGTGCTACCCAAGCCCGTCGTGGACGACTGTCGCCGGTTATGGAATGAATACTATGTGCATGGCCTAGCTAAAGCGACACGTAGTTTGAGCACCAATTGCAACGACCAATTGCAGAAGGGCGTGAGATTTGTAAGAGAAAGCATAAACAATGCCTTAAACTAA
- the PIN2 gene encoding Pin2p (ancestral locus Anc_2.179), with protein sequence MEVCTVKRLIGRSFTQNLQSTADSFKSWDTCMNNKTCKIVAIVGIVLAALVALWLIGAILTCFMQGVTGIGEFCCWCCNCGGRNSRRAANEGYGRTSQVPPPATVIYQPIQQPESAYYRKADDAFFDERRTSKDVFELEQDFDLEKQREKSRKKRLPAVTHDVDENLSVYQPSSTVAATNPWQTFNPQNRASTHQSPYPYDNVQEYQGQGYYHGGYQR encoded by the coding sequence ATGGAAGTTTGCACGGTGAAAAGGCTTATAGGCAGATCTTTCACAcagaatcttcaaagtacTGCTGACAGTTTTAAATCATGGGATACATGTATGAACAATAAGACATGCAAGATCGTTGCGATTGTGGGCATTGTTTTGGCGGCGCTCGTTGCTCTGTGGTTGATAGGAGCCATTCTGACATGTTTTATGCAGGGTGTTACTGGCATTGGTgagttctgctgctggtgtTGTAATTGCGGCGGAAGAAACTCAAGAAGAGCGGCCAACGAGGGATATGGAAGGACGTCTCAGGTGCCACCACCAGCTACAGTGATCTACCAGCCTATCCAGCAGCCGGAGTCTGCGTATTACCGTAAGGCTGACGACgctttcttcgatgagAGAAGGACGTCGAAAGATGTGTTCGAACTGGAGCAGGATTTCGATCTAGAGAAGCAACGTGAGAAATCtaggaagaaaaggcttcCAGCTGTGACGCATGATGTCGACGAGAACCTTTCTGTATACCAGCCTTCCAGCACGGTGGCGGCAACAAACCCATGGCAGACGTTCAACCCGCAGAACAGAGCAAGCACCCATCAGAGCCCATATCCGTACGATAACGTTCAAGAATACCAGGGACAAGGCTACTACCATGGAGGATACCAGAGGTAG
- the OCA1 gene encoding putative tyrosine protein phosphatase OCA1 (ancestral locus Anc_2.180) yields the protein MSLLGTNSKSLQEVDADGYLCERDDEVPLEDEDIEDEEDHIYINEETECGKEKVLISHGPLKRIVPPLNFCPVERYLYRSGQPSPVNFPFLLNLNLRTIIWLANEEPQDSLLEFCEAHDIRLQFAAINPDGGEDDNPWDGLTEHSIINALKTIVDQDNYPLLVCCGMGRHRTGTVIGCLRRIMGWNLASVSEEYRRFTGSRGGRILVELLIEAFDTNLVEIDRAKAPNWLLTALK from the coding sequence ATGAGTCTGCTGGGAACTAATAGCAAGAGCCTCCAGGAAGTGGACGCCGACGGTTATCTTTGCGAGCGAGACGACGAAGTGCCGCTAGAGGACGAGGACAtcgaggacgaggaggacCATATCTATATCAATGAAGAGACCGAGTGTGGGAAGGAAAAAGTGCTGATATCGCACGGCCCGCTCAAGCGGATTGTACCGCCATTGAACTTCTGTCCTGTAGAGCGATATCTGTACAGGTCTGGGCAGCCATCGCCGGTGAACTTCCCGTTTCTGCTGAATCTGAATCTGAGAACGATCATCTGGCTCGCCAACGAGGAGCCGCAGGACTCGCTGCTTGAGTTTTGCGAAGCTCACGACATCCGCCTGCAGTTTGCTGCAATAAATCCCGACGGCGGTGAAGACGATAACCCATGGGATGGGCTCACGGAACACTCGATCATCAATGCCCTCAAGACAATAGTGGACCAGGACAACTACCCGCTGCTTGTGTGCTGCGGCATGGGGAGACACAGAACCGGGACGGTGATCGGCTGTTTACGGAGAATCATGGGCTGGAACCTGGCCAGCGTGTCGGAAGAGTACAGGCGATTTACGGGCAGCAGAGGTGGCAGAATTCTGGTCGAACTGCTGATAGAGGCGTTTGATACCAATCTCGTCGAGATAGATCGTGCCAAGGCCCCCAATTGGCTTCTTACAGCCCTTAAATAG